GAGTTATGGAAGTGGTGCAAACTCTGCTATTGATCGCTTCTCAAGATACAGGAACGGAGCCAATGTTGGTCAGGATTCATTTCAATCTTATGCCAAGGATTCAAATTCGGGGAAAGTGAGCTTCGCAAATTATGGAAAATCATTTAACCCTGGAAATGATTCATTCATAGATTATGGCAAAGGTTCAAAGGGTGTGACCACCATTGGGTTCAAAAGTTATAGTCTTGATCGATCATTCATGGTTTATAAAGATAAGGGTGTTACATTTGCTGGTTACAGTAACACAAGTAGCATGCCGAGTGACAATGGCGTTTCTGTAAAAAAGAGATGGGTGGAACCAGGGAAGTTTTTCAGGGAATCCATGTTGAAGCAGGGGAATGTTATGGTAATGCCCGACATTAGGGACAAAATGCCAGAGAGGTCATTTTTACCCAGGTCAGTTGTTTCAAAATTACCATTCTCAACCACAAAAATGGCCGAGCTCAAGGACCTTTTCCATGCGTCGGATAACTCAACCATGACGCGCGTGCTTATCAACGCACTGGCCGAGTGCGAGAGGGTACCAAGCCACGGTGAGACCAAGCGATGCGTTGGTTCTGTCGAGGACATGATCGACTTTGCAGTTTCGGTCTTGGGCCACAATGTGACGGTCAGGACCACCGAGAATGTTAAAGGGTCAAAGAAAAGAGTGATGATCGGATCGGTTGAAGGGATCAACGGCGGACAAGTGACCAAATCAGTGTCCTGTCACCAAACCTTGTACCCGTATTTACTGTATTACTGTCATTCGGTACCCAGAGTTAGGGTTTATGAGGCGGACATTGTTGATGTTGAGAGCAAAGAGAAGATCAACGTCGGTGTTGCCATTTGTCATCTCGACACATCAGCTTGGGGTCCAGAACATGGAGCCTTCGTTGCCCTAGGGTCCAGCCCTGGGAAAATTGAGGTTTGCCACTGGATCTTTGAGAACGACATGACTTGGACCATTGCGGACAGAGGGTAGCGCTTGCTTAGTTTATTTTGAAACAGTTCTTGATTTGATTCGTAGCTTTCTTTGTCTCTGAAAATTGTTAAAGGAGAAGAAGTTGGAATTTACTTTTGTGTTCTACCATCGATGGCTTCTCTATTTGCAAGAAAGAAATCATTTGCTACGTGAATCTTGGCTTTCCAATATGAGATCAAATCTCAGCTTATATTCTCTTGCTGTGGGTTTATGCACAAGATCAATCATTAAACTCGTTCTTCCCAACGGAGATTCCCGACAGCCAGACTAATTAATCGCTAATCACCCTGCCCATTACTATTTAAGAAACCTTTCAAATACAATCAATCAACAGGCTAGGAtatttgaactttattttaCCTCATTGGACGTCGAAACCTTATAAGAACTCTGAAAGCAaagtttttgcttcttttttaattataacagaAGAAAATTAGTTTGCCGTATGCACTTGAGGTTTGCTTTGCCATAAAgctgaagaaacaaaaatacgAGTAGAGACACAAAAGCCAAGAAAGAATTCCAATATTCCATTGCGGAGGTAGGTGAGTTAGGGTTCTTATTTTGAAGGAACAAAATCTTTGCTGGGTTTGGTCTTGTCCGCCGTGCCTGTGGCTTCTAGCATTGACCATGACCAGCAAGCAGTCCCTCCAGCTTCAATCCATTCACTAGCCACATCCAACCCCCCCTGTCTGTGTGTTTCTAAACTTActgagtttatttatttttttaattatttaaatatatttttaaacaaaaattattttaaaaaataactatatcaTATTACCGACGAATCTCTTAAGAATTGAAGTGCGCGTGTTATATGCAGCTGATTGCGCAGTCTAAAGTAAACAGCACGCCATGTTTTAGCAGCTTTAGAGTGAAACCCAAGATACGTTCCATCAAAGTGCTGGCTTTGATCATGGATTTTGATGGTAGCACAGTagattgaatgtttttttgctAGCTAGCAAAGTGAATGGACGGGCCCCACTTAGGGAATGTCTGGGAAAGCTGAAGATTTTGTTTGCTACGGTTTTTGTAGTTGTGAACAAAATggcttttaagatatttttatgctaatttattaaaaaatttcattttgtaaaatttgatatttttggattttgaatAGATTGTAGAACAAATTtcagaatttcaaaacatttttttccatTGGATGTTGAAGTGGAAGCTATAAAATTACCGAAAGCTAACGAAATGAGCTCTAGTAAGTAGCATACATAATTAATAAcccttataaatataaatatttcatcaaagaaaatcaacgcattttttttttcattcttgagAAAGAAATGCACTCATAAGGATACAGATCACTAGAGACTTATTTTACACACAATTAAGTGTTGATGCATAGTTGCAAGAGCATGCGCATGAGAAGGCTTGTTAGTTTTAATCATTGCTGCTCAAATTCAATGGCTACAATTGTATTATTAACCCAAGTATAATTATATCTCTAGgtctttttagatattatttttaaagtagttttttttaaatatatcaaaatatttttttattttttaaaatttattattgatattagaatatcaaaacgatctaaaaatacaaaaaaataatttaaagctaattttttaaaaatattttgaaaactataattaaactataatattaaatacggCCTAAATAAGATAACAATCAGTAGTATCATTTATTTGAAGGATAAAGTTATACAATTGCTAAAGTTTTCccaccaagaaaataaaagaacttttattaatttaatttcatgttaaGTAGGAATGTCATTGTATATGATCACACAAATATTTGGAGAAGAAGCATAGTTGGTTAAACCAATCACCATAGAAATTTACATAATGGATTGGGGATGGTAATGAGTACATATAGGTTcggtttttatattattcatatttaaaactcaaattcaaaactaCTATACATAAATGATCCAAAACCTAATAGGTATGAATCTTGGATACccaaatatgattttaattgaGCTCAACAATCTATTGATGTACCCATTATGTGGTCacaatgatgcaaatatatacCATTCAttcatcccaataaaaaaataaaattttaatatcatatcatCAATCCTTGCTAGGTTAAAAAACATTCATCCCAAAACTTGAAATTATCTATTTATAATTACATTGAAATCAAATCCTCATATAGCATCCATACAAGTTTGGGTTTTCTTTCAAATCTCAAATGATTTATGCCACAATAGAACAATTTactcaaataaaaagttaataaccaatactcaagtttttttctttaaaaataattcatatgttttcataatataattttcataCCACTTTCACCACTATCAATAACACAAAATATAGTGGCATAATTATTCAAATCTAGTGTTATcccttattaaaaaaatctccaaCTAATAATTCAACATATATCTatgtaaattaagtttttttgaagattcatcaagtttctttatatttttctatatcaaaaatcaatttaatcacGATAAAGTATCCCTATCTTGTGCtcaattaatgatatttaatcCTAAAAGCCTTTAATTATAAATCATGTGTCAATCTTATTATGGTTCAATCGGTTCAATAGATGAAACAATAATTTCCTAGAAATATAAGCAATAAGATCAAGGATAaacatcaacataaaaaaatgaaaataaaaataactttaaatttaaattatatgatcAAAACTAGACTACATCATAgccctagaaaaataaaaactagttcctaatgaatttaaaataaatcattttcttattggaacacatcaaaataaaattaagaagaagaataaaactcTTTTACTTGGAATCAGTTGAAAGAACTCCACCGCATCATGTGGTTTCGTCTAGTTCATTTTTTCTCTCGTTTATCCTCTCTTTAAATGGTAAAGAAAACCTCCTTTTATAAACTATGGTTGTTGTCCCTTCTTTAATctcctctctattttttttttccaaaatctctttttttgttttgtttccaaaAACTAGTAGATTTTAACCCCCTGACTTTTAGccttgttttcttctttaaagAGACTTATTGTGTAacatcctttatttttatattaggttaATGCATAATATCAAGTCATTGTCCATTGACAaccaaagtattttttttacgtACATATTTTGAAGTATTCATATAAACACTACCGGAATTTCAACAAAGTTTTGTCTATATCCAAGACATCTTAAGTTATTGTCAAACACCTGTACActtctaaaatgatttttcaaattctaaATCCAATCATCTTGGATTATATTGCATCATTATTTCACTAAGAATTccatatcttctttctaagtaTGAAATTCCCTTTTAGCATCAAAGACAATTACAAATGAAATAATTGAAACAACATCCAAACCTTAATGAAATCATAAACATTAATAACTTGAATAACTTTTATAGgtgtaaaaagataaaaacattcAGATCACAtgttataaattcataatcaacttaTATATAGACCCAAAAgatataaaaagttttaatgttCATAATCACTACTtactgttaaaaagaaaaaaaatatagcatcaAGCTACTAATTCTAGCGCATTAGAGCTAAAACTTAAACAAATAACATTGTAATATATCCAATTATCATCACTGTCATTAAAAGATATTTAGCACAGAATCAAGGattctttgatttcttatatttttaatcaatcattTCCATACTTAAACTTATTGATTAATCAATTCAATCATTGATCTTGCAAACAATTCAATTCTAACATTCCT
The genomic region above belongs to Populus alba chromosome 12, ASM523922v2, whole genome shotgun sequence and contains:
- the LOC118044818 gene encoding polygalacturonase 1 beta-like protein 2, with amino-acid sequence MGREVMAVMSVLFLILFLSFSSCEVSFAATTTSSLHKQNLSTPLNPLSPRASLIRYWNKHISNSLPKPLFLLSKASPLSAIDSAILTKLATQNSLSLHLDSFCSLANLFCFFDTKQSLRNHDQDSNFALYSNKRFTNYGGSRLSGVDSFKNYSNGLNSVADSFLRYSRESTGHSETFTNYGNDGNVANATFGNYGSAATGGSGTFKNYDNRVNVPGLRFTTYASDGNDHKLSFSSYSDETNVGAQGFNSYGKKGNGVPSEFISYSRDSNGIESKFTGYGELGNAANDSFTGYGNSGNNPHNNFKSYGSGANSAIDRFSRYRNGANVGQDSFQSYAKDSNSGKVSFANYGKSFNPGNDSFIDYGKGSKGVTTIGFKSYSLDRSFMVYKDKGVTFAGYSNTSSMPSDNGVSVKKRWVEPGKFFRESMLKQGNVMVMPDIRDKMPERSFLPRSVVSKLPFSTTKMAELKDLFHASDNSTMTRVLINALAECERVPSHGETKRCVGSVEDMIDFAVSVLGHNVTVRTTENVKGSKKRVMIGSVEGINGGQVTKSVSCHQTLYPYLLYYCHSVPRVRVYEADIVDVESKEKINVGVAICHLDTSAWGPEHGAFVALGSSPGKIEVCHWIFENDMTWTIADRG